The following proteins are encoded in a genomic region of Catharus ustulatus isolate bCatUst1 chromosome 4, bCatUst1.pri.v2, whole genome shotgun sequence:
- the LOC116995616 gene encoding LOW QUALITY PROTEIN: pre-mRNA-splicing factor SLU7-like (The sequence of the model RefSeq protein was modified relative to this genomic sequence to represent the inferred CDS: deleted 2 bases in 1 codon): MSRGVLAKSSLAEGANVVSLEDPKKTMRENWRKKKELEEQRKLGNAPAEVDEEGKDINPHIPQYISSVPWYIDPSKRPTLKHQRPQPEKQKQYSSSGDWYKRGLQEHSVATRYRKGACENCGALTHKRKNCMERPRKVGAKYTGMDIAPDEQVQPQLMFDYDGKRDRWNGYNPEEHVKTVKEYSKVDLAKRTLKSQKLQEELASGNLEQVNSPRHQWGEKESNSQTERDSNSEDEDKNAEDIDMPGQNFDSKRRITVRNLRIREDIAKYLRNLDPNSAYYDPKTRAMRENPYANTGKDLDEVSYAGDNFIRYTGDTISMAHTQLFAWEACDKGCDVHLQADPTKLELLYKSFKVKKEHFKAQQKESILEKYGGQEYLDAPPAELILVQTEDYVETGHPCENRVKRNCDCAGFT; this comes from the exons ATGAGCCGAGGTGTGCTAGCGAAGTCCTCTCTTGCAGAAGGGGCAAATGTTGTGAGTCTGGAGGACCCAAAGAAGACGATGAGGgaaaactggaggaaaaagaaagagttGGAAGAACAGAGAAAACTAGGAAATGCACCCGCTGAAGTagatgaagaaggaaaagatatCAACCCTCATATTCCTCAGTACATCTCCTCAGTGCCATGGTACATAGATCCTTCTAAAAGACCCACACTAAAGCATCAGAGACCTCAGccagagaagcagaaacagTATAGCTCCTCTGGAGACTGGTACAAGAGAGGACTGCAGGAGCACAGCGTGGCCACGAGGTACCGCAAAGGAGCCTGTGAGAACTGTGGAGCACTgacacacaaaaggaaaaactgcatGGAGAGACCCAGGAAAGTTGGAGCAAAGTACACAGGCATGGATATTGCCCCAGATGAACAGGTGCAGCCTCAGCTGATGTTCGATTACGATGGGAAGCGAGACCGGTGGAATGGCTATAACCCAGAGGAGCACGTGAAAACTGTCAAGGAATATTCCAAGGTTGATTTGGCCAAACGTACACTGAAATCTCAGAAGCTTCAGGAGGAGCTGGCATCAGGGAATCTGGAGCAAGTTAACTCCCCAAGACACCAGTGGGGAGAAAAGGAATCAAATTCACAGACAGAAAGAGATAGTAACAGTGAAGATGAAGACAAAAATGCAGAGGACATTGATATGCCTGGGCAGAACTTTGACTCTAAAAGACGCATCACAGTCCGAAATTTACGTATTCGGGAAGATATTGCAAAGTACTTGAGGAATCTAGATCCAAACTCTGCTTATTATGATCCCAAAACAAGAGCAATGAGGGAGAACCCTTATGCCAACACAGGCAAGGATCTAGATGAAGTTAGTTATGCAGGTGACAACTTCATTCGCTACACAGGCGATACCATTTCAATGGCACATACTCAGTTGTTTGCCTGGGAGGCTTGTGACAAAGGCTGTGATGTTCATCTTCAAGCAGACCCTACAAAATTAGAGCTCCTTTATAAATCattcaaagtgaaaaaagaacatttcaagGCACAGCAGAAAGAAAGCATCCTAGAGAAGTATGGAGGACAAGAATATTTAGATGCTCCT CCAGCTGAACTGATTTTAGTTCAAACAGAAGATTATGTGGAGACAGGGCACCCCTGCGAGAATAGA gTAAAAAGAAACTGTGATTGTGCTGGATTCACTTGA